The following proteins are co-located in the Sulfurovum sp. TSL6 genome:
- a CDS encoding SufD family Fe-S cluster assembly protein, with amino-acid sequence MKHFDEATKTTMKKVAFDEKEERSASFLAKDWDILDTHSAAEGLEILPIETALKKYEWLKELFFTLVDKEKDDYVKQVASSDVLLGYFIRVKAGIKITLPVYTCYMINTDKFTQCTHNIVIAEEASELHLINGCTANAHVTSGRHLGVTEYFIKDGATLTSTMIHSWGKEVEVYPRSAAHVGKDGKFISNYVAMTSVKKLQMNPLAVIEESGLGEFYTVIYAPENSQFDVGSTVVLNGDGASSEIISRVVSNGGEVITRGEIIGKHPNGRGSMACNGLLLNKKGYIHAIPELLGEDPHLELSHEASVGMISKDELAYLMASGIEEDKAKSLIIEGFLDLKIPSLPEDLQRQIDALIKETKDFETM; translated from the coding sequence ATGAAGCACTTTGATGAGGCTACGAAAACAACCATGAAAAAGGTTGCATTTGATGAAAAAGAGGAACGATCGGCAAGTTTTTTGGCCAAAGACTGGGATATTCTGGATACACACTCCGCGGCAGAAGGGCTTGAGATCCTCCCAATCGAAACAGCATTGAAAAAGTATGAATGGCTCAAAGAACTTTTCTTTACGCTTGTAGACAAGGAGAAAGATGATTATGTTAAGCAGGTTGCCTCCAGTGATGTTCTTCTAGGATACTTTATCCGTGTCAAGGCTGGGATAAAAATTACACTGCCTGTATATACGTGCTATATGATAAACACCGATAAATTTACCCAGTGCACCCATAACATTGTGATCGCTGAAGAGGCTTCTGAGCTTCACCTTATCAATGGATGTACAGCCAATGCGCATGTCACATCCGGACGCCATCTCGGTGTCACGGAATACTTTATCAAAGATGGTGCTACACTTACCAGTACCATGATACACAGCTGGGGAAAAGAGGTTGAAGTCTATCCAAGAAGCGCTGCACATGTGGGTAAAGATGGAAAATTTATCTCAAACTATGTGGCGATGACCAGCGTAAAAAAACTGCAGATGAATCCACTTGCAGTGATAGAAGAATCTGGACTCGGGGAATTTTATACTGTCATATATGCACCTGAAAATTCTCAGTTTGATGTTGGATCGACGGTTGTCTTAAATGGTGATGGAGCATCATCCGAGATTATCAGCCGTGTTGTTTCCAATGGTGGTGAAGTAATAACCAGAGGAGAGATCATCGGTAAACACCCTAATGGCAGGGGTTCAATGGCTTGCAATGGACTGTTGCTAAACAAAAAAGGTTATATTCACGCGATCCCAGAACTGCTTGGAGAGGACCCACATCTTGAACTCTCCCATGAAGCAAGTGTGGGTATGATCTCAAAAGATGAACTTGCCTACTTGATGGCATCAGGGATCGAAGAGGATAAAGCAAAATCATTGATCATCGAAGGCTTTTTGGATCTCAAAATCCCTTCTCTTCCTGAAGACCTGCAACGGCAGATAGATGCTCTCATTAAAGAGACAAAAGATTTTGAAACCATGTAA
- a CDS encoding TIGR01458 family HAD-type hydrolase — translation MHKIKGLLFDIGGVLYVGDSIIPGANEAIASLQTIYPMRFLTNTTRRTPLVMMNKLNTMGFSVKPEELFTALDATKKYVISQNGTVYTLLTDEAASWFRELESDTPDFVVVGDAHLNFNYERLNIAFRHLQEGAGLIAAAKNRYFKDEDNRLSMDAGGFIAGLEFAADVEAKIIGKPSKDFFHLAVDSMGLDPEEVMMVGDDIVSDIKGAQDAGLKTALVRTGKFQSSDLDRGITPDFCVDDVTELISLLQ, via the coding sequence ATGCATAAGATAAAAGGATTGTTATTTGACATTGGCGGTGTATTATATGTCGGTGACAGCATTATACCTGGTGCAAATGAGGCTATAGCATCATTACAGACCATCTATCCGATGCGTTTTTTAACGAATACGACCAGACGTACACCTTTAGTCATGATGAATAAGCTAAATACCATGGGATTTTCTGTAAAACCCGAAGAATTATTTACAGCACTTGATGCAACAAAAAAATATGTGATATCACAAAACGGGACGGTTTATACACTTTTGACAGATGAAGCTGCGAGTTGGTTTAGGGAATTAGAGTCTGACACGCCAGACTTTGTTGTTGTTGGAGATGCACATTTGAATTTTAACTATGAAAGACTCAATATCGCTTTTAGACATTTACAAGAGGGTGCAGGGCTCATAGCCGCTGCCAAAAACAGATATTTTAAAGATGAAGACAACAGGCTTTCTATGGATGCAGGAGGTTTTATTGCTGGACTGGAGTTTGCTGCAGACGTGGAAGCCAAGATCATAGGTAAACCAAGTAAAGATTTCTTCCATCTTGCAGTAGATTCGATGGGACTAGATCCTGAGGAAGTAATGATGGTAGGTGATGACATCGTCTCAGATATCAAAGGCGCTCAAGATGCCGGACTTAAAACAGCGCTTGTTAGAACAGGGAAATTTCAATCATCTGATCTTGATAGAGGTATCACACCGGACTTTTGTGTGGATGATGTAACAGAATTGATCTCTTTGTTACAGTAA
- a CDS encoding DEAD/DEAH box helicase produces the protein MKFTDFNLKDTIQAAITDAGFTEPSPVQKDAIPLVLEGHDMVAQAQTGTGKTAAFGLPIMSMMKADGSVEGLVIVPTRELAMQVSDELFRFGQKSGLKTATVYGGTPYGKQIERIKQASIVVATPGRLQDLLMSGKIKMNPQFVVLDEADEMLDMGFLDEIKNIFTFLPKERQTLMFSATMPSAIRKLAEQILKNPKTVSITKAESTNTSITQLYYVVQDKERDDALVRLIDYKNPNKCIIFCRMKKEVDRLVAHMTAQGFKVSGLHGDMEQKQREVTIRAFKQGGIDIFIATDVAARGLDVNDVTHVFNYHIPFDSESYVHRIGRTGRGGKTGEAITLVSPNELRTIKRIEKDVGTKMTTQVIPTRMEVQNNRADALITKISETKVTESAINLVKTLQHDLDIVTIAHLLASLVQEENFVKGKDNIGLGLEEVELLIERAMKGGGGGGRNRGGYRGGNRSGGGRSRHGRNGRSSGSRDSRNGGRGSNRG, from the coding sequence ATGAAATTTACAGATTTTAACCTCAAAGACACTATTCAAGCTGCGATAACAGACGCAGGATTTACAGAACCAAGTCCAGTTCAAAAAGACGCTATACCTTTAGTATTAGAAGGTCATGACATGGTTGCACAAGCACAAACAGGTACAGGTAAAACTGCTGCATTTGGACTTCCTATTATGAGTATGATGAAAGCGGATGGTTCAGTGGAAGGACTTGTTATCGTTCCTACACGTGAATTGGCAATGCAAGTAAGTGATGAACTTTTCCGTTTTGGTCAAAAAAGCGGACTTAAAACAGCTACTGTATATGGTGGTACTCCGTATGGTAAGCAGATAGAGCGTATCAAACAAGCTTCTATCGTCGTAGCAACACCGGGTAGACTCCAAGACTTACTTATGAGTGGAAAGATCAAAATGAATCCTCAGTTCGTTGTACTTGATGAAGCAGATGAAATGCTGGATATGGGTTTCCTCGACGAGATCAAGAACATTTTTACATTCCTACCTAAAGAACGCCAAACATTGATGTTCTCAGCTACAATGCCAAGTGCGATCAGAAAACTTGCAGAACAGATCTTAAAAAACCCTAAAACAGTTTCTATCACAAAGGCTGAGAGTACAAATACTTCTATCACACAGCTTTACTATGTCGTGCAGGACAAAGAGAGAGACGATGCGCTTGTAAGACTTATCGACTACAAGAACCCTAACAAATGTATCATCTTCTGTCGTATGAAAAAAGAGGTGGATAGACTGGTAGCACACATGACTGCGCAAGGGTTCAAAGTATCCGGTCTTCATGGAGATATGGAGCAAAAGCAAAGAGAAGTAACGATCCGTGCCTTTAAACAAGGTGGTATCGATATTTTCATAGCAACAGATGTTGCAGCACGTGGTCTTGATGTCAATGACGTTACGCATGTATTTAACTACCATATTCCTTTTGATTCTGAATCATATGTTCACCGTATCGGTCGTACAGGTCGTGGTGGTAAAACAGGTGAAGCGATCACATTGGTAAGCCCTAATGAGCTTAGAACCATCAAACGTATAGAAAAAGACGTTGGTACGAAGATGACCACACAAGTGATCCCTACTCGTATGGAAGTACAAAATAACCGTGCAGATGCACTCATCACGAAAATTTCTGAGACTAAAGTGACTGAAAGTGCAATCAACCTTGTAAAAACATTACAACATGACTTAGACATCGTGACGATCGCACATCTTCTTGCTTCTTTGGTACAGGAAGAGAATTTTGTAAAAGGTAAAGACAACATTGGTCTTGGTCTTGAAGAGGTAGAACTGCTTATAGAAAGAGCCATGAAAGGCGGAGGCGGTGGTGGCCGTAACCGTGGTGGTTATCGTGGCGGTAACAGAAGTGGCGGCGGTCGCAGTAGACACGGTCGTAACGGACGTTCAAGCGGTAGTCGTGACAGCCGTAACGGCGGACGCGGGAGCAACAGAGGGTAA
- a CDS encoding fumarylacetoacetate hydrolase family protein — MKTLQFKQQTLTPSKVICIGRNYVEHIKELGNEIPENMVVFNKPNSAITDSLYFIDETTRFEAEICFLVEQNKLSGVGVGLDLTKATIQNKMKEKGLPWERAKAFDGSAVLSDFIALDTPLESLSMKLFVNDTLQQHATYELMMYKPLEMLEEIQSFMSLEDGDVIMSGTPKGVANYKRGDAFQIELYSDEEVILSQTWQAK; from the coding sequence ATGAAAACTTTACAATTTAAACAGCAAACTCTAACTCCTTCTAAAGTTATCTGTATAGGACGAAACTATGTAGAACATATCAAAGAGTTGGGTAATGAAATTCCAGAAAATATGGTGGTGTTTAACAAACCTAATTCAGCTATTACGGATAGCTTGTATTTTATAGATGAGACGACGCGTTTTGAAGCAGAGATCTGTTTTTTAGTGGAGCAAAATAAGCTGTCGGGTGTTGGCGTTGGACTTGATCTGACAAAAGCAACTATTCAAAACAAGATGAAAGAGAAAGGCTTGCCTTGGGAACGTGCTAAGGCTTTTGATGGTTCAGCCGTATTAAGTGACTTCATAGCTTTAGATACACCTTTGGAAAGCTTATCGATGAAGCTCTTCGTCAATGACACACTCCAGCAACATGCAACTTATGAACTGATGATGTATAAACCTTTAGAGATGTTAGAAGAGATTCAATCTTTTATGAGCTTAGAGGATGGGGATGTTATCATGTCAGGCACACCTAAAGGGGTGGCGAATTATAAAAGAGGTGATGCTTTTCAGATTGAACTTTATAGCGATGAAGAAGTGATACTTTCTCAAACGTGGCAAGCCAAGTAA